Proteins encoded together in one Anaerotignum faecicola window:
- a CDS encoding acetyltransferase has product MKEKEKLIVVGAGGHARSVIDIILQNNEYDLIGCIDKSYGTANTVSGMDDIPIIGNDDMLEEFFISGVKNIFVAIGENKLRDKIFKKVSDIGFNAVNVISRRAYISERAKLKKGICVMAGACINVNTVIEDNCIINTNSSIDHDCRIGRSVHIAPGAAISGTVSIGDYTHIGTGVNVIDNVVVGINTFVGGGRSSLITLKTMLLHMEFLLKLIRLITDIVLIKRFRVNNYIFCNPL; this is encoded by the coding sequence TTGAAAGAAAAAGAAAAACTTATTGTTGTCGGTGCAGGCGGACATGCCCGAAGCGTTATAGATATTATACTTCAAAATAACGAGTATGATTTGATTGGCTGTATTGATAAATCATACGGAACAGCTAATACTGTAAGCGGCATGGATGATATTCCTATCATTGGTAATGACGATATGCTTGAGGAGTTTTTTATTTCGGGAGTAAAAAATATTTTTGTTGCTATTGGAGAAAATAAGCTTAGGGATAAAATTTTTAAAAAGGTTTCAGACATTGGATTTAATGCAGTAAACGTAATAAGCCGCAGAGCTTATATTTCCGAAAGGGCAAAACTTAAAAAAGGAATATGCGTTATGGCCGGAGCATGTATAAATGTTAATACGGTTATTGAGGATAATTGTATCATAAACACTAACAGCAGTATAGACCATGACTGCCGAATTGGCCGGAGCGTACACATTGCTCCCGGAGCGGCGATTTCCGGAACGGTATCAATAGGAGATTATACGCATATAGGAACCGGTGTAAACGTAATAGACAATGTTGTAGTTGGCATAAATACATTTGTAGGGGGGGGGCGGTCATCATTAATAACATTGAAGACAATGTTATTGCATATGGAGTTCCTGCTAAAGTTAATAAGGTTAATAACAGATATAGTTCTAATTAAGCGCTTTAGGGTTAATAATTATATATTTTGCAATCCACTGTAA
- a CDS encoding GDP-mannose 4,6-dehydratase, whose amino-acid sequence MKSLIIGIDGFVGGHLKRELEDNGYDVYGTSLECGNNDKTEQLNILDADSVSRVVRKIKPDVIFHMAGQADVGLSWKKPGFTMDLNVKGTINLLDAVKKIDNSIKVLVIGSSDQYGILSDDNSFVDESMPLHPATPYAVSKCAQEQMSLLYAKAYDMNIYLTRSFNHIGVGQHKGFVIPDLAGGIVDVEKGISEKLFVGNLKAERDFSDVRDIVRAYRMIIEKGNKNTVYNVGSGKAYCIEDLMKMMISMAKCKIDVEIDPSRMRKSDTPLVRCNCTKLMKDTGWKPEFDIKDSLFDVLESFRR is encoded by the coding sequence ATGAAGTCGCTTATAATTGGGATTGACGGTTTTGTCGGCGGACATCTGAAAAGGGAACTTGAGGATAATGGGTATGACGTCTATGGCACTTCCCTTGAATGTGGAAATAATGATAAAACCGAGCAACTGAATATACTTGATGCCGACAGCGTATCAAGGGTTGTCAGAAAAATAAAGCCTGACGTTATATTTCATATGGCAGGACAGGCTGATGTGGGGCTGTCTTGGAAAAAACCGGGTTTCACTATGGATTTAAATGTAAAAGGAACAATAAATCTGTTGGATGCGGTTAAGAAAATTGATAACTCAATAAAGGTACTCGTTATTGGTTCGTCGGATCAATATGGAATACTTTCTGACGATAATTCTTTTGTTGATGAAAGTATGCCACTGCACCCTGCAACGCCGTATGCCGTTTCTAAATGTGCCCAGGAGCAAATGTCACTGCTTTATGCAAAAGCATATGATATGAACATTTATCTGACAAGAAGTTTCAATCATATCGGCGTCGGACAGCACAAAGGATTTGTTATACCGGATTTGGCTGGCGGCATTGTAGATGTTGAAAAAGGAATTTCCGAAAAGCTGTTCGTAGGAAACCTCAAGGCCGAAAGGGATTTTTCCGACGTTAGGGATATTGTCAGAGCCTATCGTATGATTATTGAAAAAGGAAATAAGAATACAGTGTATAATGTTGGCAGCGGTAAGGCATATTGCATTGAGGATTTGATGAAAATGATGATTTCCATGGCTAAATGCAAAATTGATGTGGAAATAGACCCTTCAAGAATGAGAAAATCAGATACGCCTTTGGTTAGATGCAATTGCACAAAGCTTATGAAAGACACCGGCTGGAAACCGGAATTTGATATTAAGGACAGCCTTTTTGATGTGCTTGAAAGCTTTAGGAGGTAA
- the gmd gene encoding GDP-mannose 4,6-dehydratase: protein MKKALITGITGQDGSYLSELLLEKGYEVYGIMRRKSVVDYGNVEHIKDKINFIYADMTDVISLINAMKISQADEVYNLAAQSFVATSWEQPLATADIDALGVTNMLEAIRTVKPDARFYQASTSEMFGLVQEIPQKETTPFYPRSPYGVAKLYGHWITKNYRESYNLYACSGILFNHESERRGKEFVTRKITDAVAKIKLGKLDCLELGNLDSKRDWGHSMDYVKAMWLMLQQDEPDDYVIATNETRTVREFVDAAFNCAGIEIEWNGSGINEFGKDKATGKTIVKVNPKFFRPAEVDILIGDPAKAENKLGWRREISFNELVERMVKNDIYLLSNGLEK, encoded by the coding sequence ATGAAAAAAGCTTTAATAACAGGTATTACAGGACAGGACGGATCGTATTTATCGGAACTTCTGTTAGAAAAGGGATATGAAGTTTACGGTATTATGAGAAGGAAAAGCGTTGTTGATTACGGAAATGTGGAACATATAAAAGATAAAATAAATTTTATTTATGCAGATATGACGGATGTGATTTCACTTATAAACGCTATGAAAATTTCACAGGCAGACGAAGTGTATAATCTTGCGGCACAGTCGTTTGTGGCAACAAGCTGGGAACAGCCTTTGGCAACTGCCGACATAGACGCTCTTGGCGTTACGAATATGCTTGAAGCAATAAGAACCGTTAAACCTGATGCAAGATTTTATCAGGCTTCAACAAGTGAAATGTTTGGACTTGTGCAGGAAATCCCTCAAAAAGAAACAACTCCTTTTTACCCGAGAAGCCCTTATGGCGTTGCAAAACTTTATGGGCATTGGATTACAAAAAACTATCGTGAAAGCTATAACTTATATGCATGCTCCGGAATTTTGTTCAATCATGAAAGTGAAAGAAGGGGCAAAGAATTTGTTACCAGGAAAATAACCGATGCGGTTGCAAAAATAAAACTCGGAAAACTTGATTGCCTTGAGCTTGGAAACCTTGATTCCAAACGCGACTGGGGACATTCTATGGACTATGTAAAAGCAATGTGGCTTATGCTCCAGCAGGATGAACCTGACGACTATGTTATAGCTACTAACGAAACAAGGACTGTAAGGGAATTTGTAGACGCGGCTTTTAATTGCGCCGGAATTGAGATTGAATGGAATGGAAGCGGTATTAATGAATTTGGAAAGGATAAAGCTACGGGTAAAACTATTGTAAAAGTCAATCCTAAATTTTTTAGGCCTGCAGAGGTTGATATACTTATCGGGGATCCTGCCAAGGCTGAAAACAAGCTTGGTTGGCGCAGGGAAATTTCTTTTAACGAGCTTGTTGAAAGAATGGTGAAAAACGATATTTATTTATTAAGCAATGGGCTTGAAAAATAA
- a CDS encoding MBOAT family protein — MVFSSMEFLCIFLPSVLLLNFIIKEKYSNILLLGFSLLFYYIGEPEYIFFFLGFMLINYVLAILIDYTTGIRKKSIFWMTIILDLGFLFYYKYSGFFVETIGNLGITFENPEFFKNIIMPIGISFFTFQTLSYIADLYMGKVSVQKNPLKLCLYVSLFPQLIAGPIVKYKEIDTELCKRRISSNDIHYGIQRFCIGLGKKVIIANQAAVIADIVFSYDPSVVNTFDLWIGMFAYTLQIYFDFSGYSDMAIGIGRILGFHFMENFNYPYISKSIQEFWRRWHISLSTFFKEYLYIPLGGNRKGVYRTYINNLIVFALCGFWHGAEWTFLIWGLYHGFFIIIEKFNTIKNIKKKLPEYVNFAVTFFIVMFGWVFFRAENAQYGLKYIRNLMPNISSGGGHTYPLQHI; from the coding sequence ATGGTTTTTTCATCAATGGAATTTTTGTGTATTTTTCTTCCATCTGTTTTGTTATTGAATTTTATTATAAAGGAAAAATATTCAAATATATTATTGCTTGGTTTCAGTTTACTGTTCTATTATATTGGCGAACCTGAATATATTTTTTTCTTTTTGGGGTTTATGCTTATTAATTACGTATTGGCTATATTAATTGATTATACAACTGGAATAAGAAAGAAAAGTATTTTTTGGATGACAATAATATTAGATTTAGGATTTCTTTTTTATTATAAATATTCAGGATTTTTTGTGGAAACTATTGGCAATTTAGGAATTACGTTTGAAAATCCTGAATTTTTCAAAAACATAATAATGCCAATAGGAATATCGTTTTTTACTTTTCAAACTTTGAGCTATATAGCGGATTTATATATGGGAAAAGTTAGCGTACAAAAAAATCCATTAAAGCTGTGTCTTTATGTTTCTCTATTTCCACAGTTAATTGCTGGGCCAATTGTCAAATATAAAGAAATTGATACGGAACTTTGCAAAAGAAGGATATCTTCAAATGATATACATTACGGTATACAGAGGTTTTGTATTGGATTGGGTAAAAAAGTGATAATTGCAAATCAAGCTGCGGTTATTGCAGATATTGTTTTTTCATATGATCCATCGGTTGTAAATACATTTGATTTATGGATTGGAATGTTTGCATATACGCTGCAAATATATTTTGATTTTTCAGGATATTCTGATATGGCTATTGGTATAGGCCGTATTTTAGGATTTCATTTTATGGAAAACTTTAATTATCCATATATATCAAAATCAATACAGGAATTTTGGAGAAGATGGCATATTTCATTATCAACTTTTTTTAAGGAATATTTATATATACCATTAGGTGGAAACAGAAAAGGTGTATACAGAACTTATATTAATAATTTAATTGTATTTGCTTTATGTGGTTTTTGGCATGGTGCGGAGTGGACATTTTTGATTTGGGGATTATACCACGGTTTCTTTATAATTATTGAAAAATTTAATACAATAAAAAATATAAAGAAAAAATTGCCGGAATATGTTAATTTTGCTGTAACTTTTTTTATTGTTATGTTTGGATGGGTATTTTTTAGAGCAGAAAACGCTCAGTATGGCCTGAAATATATTCGAAATTTAATGCCAAATATTTCCAGTGGGGGGGGGCATACATACCCTTTACAGCATATCTGA
- a CDS encoding sugar phosphate nucleotidyltransferase, protein MKYTALIMAGGKGERFWPKSRKNMPKQFLSLTNDGRTMIQLTVERIKDLVSFEDIYISTNKDYKKLVMEQLPQIPEENILCEPVGRNTAPCIGLGAVHISNKYDDAIMIVLPSDHLITYNAMFINTLKDAIDVASEDGALLTIGIMPDYPETGYGYIKFQPEKVNKRAFAVEKFVEKPDREKAREYLDSEQYLWNSGMFIWKISSILNNFKKHLPNMYNGLMNIKDSLGCENEDFVLEKEFRNFESESIDYGILEKAENIYVVSGTFGWDDVGSWLAVERINSPNEFGNVIKGNIITVDTKSSIIQGTDKLIAAVGLRDLIVVDTDDAILICAKDSAGDIKKVLENLKICNRNEYI, encoded by the coding sequence ATGAAATATACGGCTTTAATCATGGCCGGAGGCAAAGGCGAAAGGTTTTGGCCGAAAAGCAGGAAAAATATGCCAAAACAATTTTTGTCGCTTACAAACGACGGGCGTACAATGATACAGCTTACAGTTGAAAGGATAAAGGATTTAGTAAGCTTTGAAGATATTTATATTTCAACGAATAAAGATTACAAAAAACTTGTTATGGAACAGCTTCCTCAGATCCCGGAAGAAAACATACTTTGCGAGCCTGTCGGAAGGAATACTGCTCCGTGTATCGGCCTCGGGGCAGTTCATATTTCAAATAAATATGATGACGCTATTATGATTGTTCTTCCAAGCGACCATCTTATAACGTATAACGCTATGTTTATCAATACGCTTAAAGATGCGATTGACGTTGCGTCTGAGGACGGCGCTTTGCTCACTATAGGGATTATGCCTGATTATCCTGAAACAGGATATGGATATATTAAATTCCAACCGGAAAAAGTTAATAAACGGGCTTTTGCAGTTGAAAAATTTGTTGAAAAGCCTGACAGGGAAAAAGCAAGGGAATATTTGGATTCTGAACAATATTTGTGGAACAGCGGCATGTTTATCTGGAAAATTTCTTCCATACTTAATAACTTTAAAAAACATTTGCCTAATATGTATAATGGGCTTATGAATATAAAAGATTCTTTGGGTTGTGAAAACGAAGACTTTGTGCTTGAAAAAGAGTTTAGGAACTTTGAATCTGAATCTATTGACTACGGAATTTTAGAAAAAGCCGAAAATATTTATGTCGTTTCAGGCACATTCGGCTGGGATGACGTCGGCAGTTGGCTTGCCGTTGAAAGAATTAATTCACCCAATGAATTTGGAAATGTTATTAAAGGAAATATAATAACCGTAGATACTAAAAGTTCGATTATACAGGGTACTGATAAACTCATTGCTGCAGTTGGACTGCGCGACCTGATTGTGGTTGATACAGACGACGCTATACTTATATGCGCTAAAGACAGCGCCGGAGATATAAAAAAAGTTTTGGAAAACCTTAAAATATGTAATAGAAATGAGTATATTTAA
- a CDS encoding class I mannose-6-phosphate isomerase — MIVLYPIKLKPSFKDYLWGGKNLKYIYNKNSEFDIIAESWELSDRDDGMCYIENGEFKGMSLKELLEKNPGFIGRKYIEYEKLPVLIKFIDASKELSIQVHPSDETADKSENEEGKAEMWYIVKSEPGAFIYYGLNSIITKEKMIEMAENGSICNVLNKVKVNAGDIYYILPGTIHAIGKGIVIAEIQQNSNTTFRVYDYNRTDKDGKKRPLHIKRAVEVIDFEPIVPENICDNNRIETEDFSFSNIFQCNYFKVAKVESSKKVILNCGSDSFHSLLFLEGFGKIVYNDKEYEVSPGDSYFIPAGSGAYEVDGKFNILLTTV, encoded by the coding sequence ATGATAGTATTGTATCCAATAAAATTAAAGCCCTCTTTCAAAGATTATCTATGGGGAGGCAAAAACCTGAAATATATCTATAATAAAAACAGCGAGTTTGATATTATTGCCGAAAGCTGGGAGCTTTCGGATCGTGACGATGGAATGTGTTATATAGAAAACGGCGAATTTAAAGGGATGTCCCTTAAAGAGCTTTTGGAGAAAAATCCTGGTTTTATAGGCAGGAAGTATATTGAATATGAAAAACTCCCTGTTTTAATAAAGTTTATAGACGCATCAAAAGAACTGTCGATACAAGTTCACCCGTCGGATGAAACTGCCGATAAATCTGAAAATGAAGAAGGCAAAGCGGAGATGTGGTATATTGTTAAAAGCGAACCGGGGGCGTTTATATATTATGGTCTTAACAGCATCATAACGAAAGAAAAAATGATTGAAATGGCCGAAAACGGGAGCATTTGCAATGTGCTTAACAAGGTTAAAGTAAATGCAGGCGATATTTATTATATACTTCCCGGCACAATCCATGCTATCGGAAAAGGTATAGTTATTGCGGAAATACAGCAAAATTCAAATACAACTTTTAGAGTGTACGACTATAACAGGACTGATAAAGATGGAAAAAAAAGGCCGCTTCATATTAAAAGGGCTGTTGAAGTTATAGATTTTGAACCGATTGTTCCTGAAAATATTTGCGATAACAACAGGATCGAAACAGAAGATTTTTCTTTTTCAAATATTTTTCAGTGCAATTATTTTAAGGTGGCAAAGGTTGAAAGCAGCAAAAAGGTTATTCTTAATTGCGGCAGCGACAGTTTCCACTCTCTTTTGTTTCTTGAAGGGTTCGGAAAAATAGTTTATAATGACAAAGAATATGAAGTTTCGCCCGGAGACAGCTATTTTATTCCGGCTGGAAGCGGGGCATATGAAGTTGACGGAAAGTTTAATATTTTGCTGACTACTGTTTAA
- a CDS encoding glycosyltransferase: protein MNKIKVLEVNKMYFPVTGGIERVVQQISEGLKDEVDIDVLVCQKKGRQAKENINGVNVIKSGSMGVLFSMPVSFSFFINFFKLCRKYDVINFHMPFPLGDLACLLSGYNGKVVVWWHSDIVKQKKIMLFYKPIMHRFLKRADVIVAATEGHVEYSEYIKEFKSKCVIIPYGVDKNIAKNAENKITEQNYGPVKFLFVGRLVYYKGLNYLIEAMKNVDNSALTIVGKGPLEQEVTERIEKSGLSGRVEIKNGLNDSELSEEFCKCDVFVLPSVEKSEAFGIVQIEAMIYGKPVINTNLKSGVPYVGINGKTGITVEPRNAAELSNAMNRLALNRDERIRMGNFARKYALEHYSEDKMLKNILKIYKS, encoded by the coding sequence ATGAATAAGATTAAAGTTTTGGAAGTTAATAAAATGTATTTCCCTGTCACAGGCGGCATTGAAAGGGTAGTACAGCAAATTTCAGAAGGCCTTAAAGACGAAGTTGACATAGACGTACTGGTGTGTCAAAAAAAAGGACGGCAGGCAAAGGAAAATATTAACGGTGTAAACGTTATTAAATCCGGAAGTATGGGAGTTTTGTTCTCAATGCCGGTATCTTTTTCTTTTTTTATTAACTTTTTTAAACTTTGCAGAAAATATGACGTTATAAATTTTCATATGCCTTTTCCATTGGGGGATCTTGCATGCCTTTTATCCGGCTATAATGGCAAAGTCGTTGTTTGGTGGCACAGCGATATAGTTAAGCAAAAAAAAATTATGCTTTTTTATAAACCGATTATGCATAGATTTTTAAAGCGTGCCGATGTTATTGTTGCCGCAACGGAGGGGCATGTTGAATATTCCGAGTATATTAAAGAATTTAAAAGCAAATGTGTGATAATACCATATGGTGTTGATAAAAACATAGCAAAAAATGCAGAAAACAAAATTACGGAGCAAAATTATGGCCCTGTAAAATTTCTGTTTGTCGGAAGGCTTGTTTATTATAAAGGCTTAAATTACCTGATTGAGGCTATGAAGAACGTGGACAATTCAGCGCTTACAATAGTTGGAAAAGGTCCTCTTGAACAGGAAGTTACAGAGCGTATAGAAAAATCAGGCCTGTCCGGAAGGGTAGAGATAAAAAACGGGTTAAACGATTCTGAATTATCGGAAGAATTTTGCAAATGCGATGTTTTTGTACTTCCTTCTGTTGAAAAAAGCGAAGCTTTCGGAATTGTTCAGATTGAAGCAATGATTTACGGAAAGCCCGTTATAAATACAAATCTTAAAAGCGGCGTGCCTTATGTCGGTATTAACGGCAAGACCGGTATTACTGTGGAGCCGAGAAATGCAGCGGAACTTTCAAACGCTATGAATAGGCTTGCACTAAACCGGGATGAAAGAATACGCATGGGAAATTTTGCAAGGAAATATGCATTGGAGCATTATTCGGAAGATAAGATGCTTAAAAATATACTTAAGATATATAAAAGTTAA
- a CDS encoding glycosyltransferase family 4 protein, translated as MKISFESQLLQEKEKTGIAWVADSLLKELIKDNEHEYYLNYFLLKNKYNLYQPYMDRYEDMGFRLRRCKWFSYAVYKMLWSFVPIPYSSFFGKDTDITVFFNYYIPPGVKGKKITFIHDMAYKVYPETVRKKTKIILDLNVERSCKTADRIITISEFSKSEIIKHLNVPEEKITVMPCGVDRERFYYDSSDYSRKVAENYGIKRDYFLYLGTLEPRKNITRIVSAYAKLKEENGVVPLLVLAGRKGWMYDEIFDIVKQLNLDNDVIFTDYVKNEDVPWLMREAKVFLFPSLYEGFGLPPLEAMACGTPVITSKVSSLPEVVGDAGILVDPYSVDEIKDAMYKYMSDNEFYKESVLKGLKRGELFTWKKSSDIIKKVFEELEN; from the coding sequence TTGAAGATTTCATTTGAATCACAGTTATTGCAGGAAAAGGAAAAAACCGGTATTGCATGGGTTGCGGACAGCCTGCTTAAAGAACTTATTAAAGATAATGAACATGAATATTATTTGAATTATTTTCTTTTGAAAAACAAGTATAACTTATATCAGCCTTATATGGACAGATATGAAGATATGGGATTTCGGCTCAGAAGATGCAAATGGTTCAGCTATGCGGTATATAAGATGCTTTGGAGCTTTGTGCCTATTCCGTATTCTTCTTTTTTTGGAAAAGATACGGATATAACTGTTTTTTTTAATTATTATATCCCGCCCGGCGTAAAAGGCAAAAAGATAACGTTTATTCATGATATGGCATACAAGGTTTACCCTGAAACCGTAAGAAAAAAAACGAAAATAATATTGGATTTAAATGTTGAAAGAAGCTGCAAAACAGCCGATAGAATAATAACAATATCTGAATTTTCAAAATCTGAAATCATAAAACATCTGAATGTTCCGGAGGAAAAAATAACAGTTATGCCGTGCGGCGTTGACAGGGAAAGATTTTATTACGACAGCAGCGATTACAGCCGGAAGGTTGCTGAAAATTACGGAATAAAAAGAGATTATTTTCTTTATCTGGGAACGCTTGAACCAAGGAAAAATATAACAAGGATTGTTTCGGCATACGCTAAACTTAAAGAAGAGAATGGTGTGGTTCCGTTATTGGTTTTAGCCGGCAGGAAAGGTTGGATGTATGATGAAATATTTGATATTGTAAAACAGCTGAATCTGGATAATGATGTTATATTTACAGATTATGTAAAAAATGAAGATGTGCCATGGCTAATGAGAGAAGCGAAAGTTTTTTTGTTTCCTTCTTTATATGAAGGATTCGGCTTGCCTCCGCTGGAAGCTATGGCGTGCGGCACTCCGGTTATAACGTCTAAAGTGTCGTCGTTGCCGGAAGTTGTGGGGGACGCCGGAATTTTGGTTGATCCATACTCTGTTGACGAGATCAAAGATGCAATGTATAAGTATATGTCGGATAATGAATTTTACAAAGAATCGGTTTTAAAAGGCCTAAAAAGGGGCGAGTTATTTACATGGAAAAAATCCTCTGATATTATAAAAAAAGTATTTGAAGAGTTGGAAAACTAA